From the genome of Kaistella daneshvariae, one region includes:
- a CDS encoding helix-turn-helix domain-containing protein: protein MRRNILLFGIVILCGATGSAQHSLSEYYELQKDYESLAENDTTALPSIKKSVKIAKFHKNDSHLLYAYEDAVYFSSNRDQKLKYADSCVQTALKIKDPPIMSMAFLGRGTVYYFHFRKFPEALNDYLRAAAYAEKTSDLYLKFKIKYNIGLVKSYLGFYEEALLQFQDCFAFFASNLKTDLHPNLRFNNTKGYLNSLHQIMICERSMENWQKVGKWLKIAKPYADSISFAPEHAYFLKEKGIFYYENASYSEAIKNLRTAQSSLEKRQEDHHLAVLYFYLGQSYLKMKRHTEAYNYLKRVDSLFSANETPLPEIRKSYETLLSNPHFLLTPADRRHYTLQLLKADRILHKDFPFLSSRIYREYDSADLRREKENLVRSDLFFRQISNLLTCVGAALLIALVAVAWRQKTILRNYRKLQLNLKTSPSANLQTLHQSGRKMSYPPEVVNDLLAKLEVFEKGQIFTDPDFTLEKLAKHLNTNKNHLSYVLNEHRKTNFHRYIASLRIRYITQLMNNNPVYLKYTTDTLAQCCGIKHRQHFSKLFYEFNKIRPSDFIEQRRKELKH from the coding sequence ATGCGTAGAAACATTCTGCTTTTTGGTATCGTAATTCTCTGTGGGGCAACTGGCTCCGCACAGCATTCCCTAAGCGAATACTATGAACTCCAGAAAGATTATGAATCTTTAGCTGAAAATGACACCACGGCCCTGCCCTCCATCAAAAAGAGCGTGAAAATTGCGAAATTTCACAAAAACGATTCCCATCTGCTCTACGCCTATGAGGATGCAGTGTACTTCAGCAGCAACCGGGACCAAAAATTAAAATACGCAGACAGCTGCGTTCAAACCGCCTTGAAAATAAAAGACCCTCCCATAATGAGTATGGCATTCCTCGGTCGGGGTACGGTTTATTACTTCCACTTCAGGAAATTTCCCGAGGCACTTAACGATTATCTTCGGGCAGCTGCCTATGCTGAGAAGACCAGTGATCTTTACCTGAAATTTAAAATAAAATACAATATTGGTCTTGTCAAAAGCTATCTAGGCTTTTATGAAGAGGCGCTGCTTCAATTTCAGGACTGTTTTGCTTTTTTTGCTTCGAACCTCAAAACGGATCTGCACCCAAACCTGCGCTTTAACAACACCAAAGGATACTTGAACTCGCTGCATCAGATTATGATCTGTGAAAGGAGTATGGAGAATTGGCAAAAGGTCGGAAAATGGCTGAAGATCGCTAAGCCTTATGCAGACAGTATTTCATTTGCTCCCGAACATGCGTACTTTCTGAAAGAAAAAGGTATATTCTATTATGAGAACGCATCCTATAGCGAAGCCATTAAGAATTTGCGGACTGCACAGTCTTCCCTGGAAAAAAGACAGGAAGACCATCACCTCGCTGTTCTTTATTTCTATCTTGGCCAGTCCTATCTGAAAATGAAGAGGCATACCGAAGCCTATAACTACCTGAAGCGCGTTGATTCCTTATTCTCCGCGAACGAGACGCCACTGCCTGAGATTCGCAAAAGCTATGAAACTTTGCTCAGCAATCCTCACTTTCTGCTGACACCTGCTGACCGCCGTCATTATACCCTCCAACTCTTAAAAGCTGACCGCATTCTTCATAAAGATTTTCCCTTCCTCTCCAGCCGAATTTACCGGGAATACGACAGTGCAGATTTACGACGGGAAAAAGAAAATTTAGTGAGATCCGACCTGTTTTTCCGCCAAATTTCTAACCTTTTGACCTGTGTTGGCGCCGCTTTGCTGATTGCGCTTGTGGCCGTTGCCTGGCGGCAGAAAACGATTCTCCGGAATTACAGAAAACTTCAGCTCAATTTGAAAACCAGCCCTTCAGCCAACTTACAAACTCTTCACCAATCCGGACGCAAAATGAGCTATCCTCCGGAAGTGGTCAATGATTTACTCGCAAAACTCGAGGTTTTTGAAAAAGGCCAGATTTTTACTGATCCAGATTTCACCCTGGAAAAATTGGCAAAACATCTCAATACAAACAAAAATCATCTTTCGTACGTCCTGAATGAACACCGGAAAACAAATTTCCACCGCTACATTGCATCCCTCCGCATCCGCTATATTACCCAGCTGATGAACAACAATCCGGTCTATCTTAAATATACCACAGATACCCTTGCGCAATGTTGTGGCATCAAACACCGCCAGCATTTTTCAAAACTGTTTTACGAATTTAATAAAATAAGACCGTCTGATTTTATAGAACAGCGCCGGAAGGAGCTGAAACATTAA
- a CDS encoding RteC domain-containing protein → MDSKELIGKTVTLWEHLQKKLLLLKREKPRQLEYAQYALMETDEAIRTLKPWVISHHFDSWESEVLFFKVWKPKFIAKFIYYSKVVHLLSWLPQSGNKFKKNVYSNELENLRLFAENTREFLSYYRRGATYLDHKYFLRFKYDLDVNLAVDLHSYDERFSTTHDHLVSQILAFEDYEVFLTELINQVKAPSAEVAPEASKLRWTASKVALTELLFALHHTHCFNGGNISLAETVKWFEDAWNIDLGNYHNTVAEIRNRKSHPMKFLKLLSDNLHTYLEDDDAAWPPPAK, encoded by the coding sequence ATGGACTCTAAGGAACTCATCGGAAAAACTGTTACCCTGTGGGAGCATCTCCAAAAAAAACTGCTGCTTCTGAAGCGGGAAAAACCGCGGCAGCTGGAATATGCCCAGTATGCCCTCATGGAAACCGACGAGGCCATCCGTACCCTGAAACCCTGGGTCATTTCCCATCATTTTGATTCCTGGGAAAGTGAAGTGCTATTTTTTAAAGTTTGGAAACCGAAATTTATTGCGAAATTCATCTACTACTCCAAAGTGGTTCATCTTCTTTCCTGGCTGCCGCAATCCGGCAACAAGTTTAAAAAGAACGTTTACAGCAATGAATTGGAAAATCTCAGGTTGTTTGCGGAGAACACGCGGGAATTCCTCAGCTATTACCGGCGCGGCGCCACCTATCTTGATCACAAGTATTTTCTTCGGTTTAAGTACGACCTTGATGTTAATCTCGCGGTTGACCTGCACAGTTACGACGAGCGGTTTTCCACCACGCATGACCATCTTGTCTCCCAGATCTTGGCCTTTGAGGATTATGAGGTGTTTTTAACAGAACTCATCAACCAGGTTAAGGCTCCCTCTGCCGAAGTGGCTCCCGAAGCCTCGAAACTCCGGTGGACCGCTTCAAAAGTGGCCCTTACTGAGCTCCTTTTTGCACTCCACCACACTCATTGTTTCAATGGGGGAAATATTTCACTTGCTGAAACCGTCAAGTGGTTCGAAGACGCCTGGAATATCGACCTGGGAAATTATCATAACACCGTGGCGGAAATACGGAACAGAAAGTCACATCCTATGAAATTCTTAAAACTGCTCAGTGATAACCTTCATACCTATCTCGAAGATGATGATGCCGCTTGGCCTCCACCGGCCAAGTAG
- a CDS encoding DUF5675 family protein, with protein sequence MILQLIRTYHQHGVNGVLWINGNPMFKTIELPWRQNAPRVSCIPEGVYGLRKRFSRRFDWHFEITGVPGRSAILIHPANNAEIELKGCIAPVLRHTGEGKGASSRTALQRLKDLLYPVLEKETVLILTIKKMKNEEDH encoded by the coding sequence ATGATCCTTCAACTGATCAGAACCTACCACCAACACGGCGTGAACGGAGTACTGTGGATTAATGGCAACCCCATGTTTAAAACCATAGAACTGCCGTGGAGGCAGAATGCGCCGCGCGTTTCGTGTATTCCCGAAGGGGTTTACGGTTTGCGGAAGCGCTTCAGCCGCCGTTTTGACTGGCATTTTGAAATCACCGGAGTTCCGGGTAGGAGTGCTATACTGATACATCCTGCAAATAATGCAGAAATCGAGTTAAAAGGTTGTATTGCACCTGTGCTGCGGCATACCGGTGAAGGAAAAGGCGCTTCTTCCAGAACTGCCTTACAAAGACTGAAAGACCTTCTTTATCCGGTGTTGGAAAAAGAAACTGTACTTATTTTAACCATTAAAAAGATGAAAAATGAAGAAGATCATTGA
- a CDS encoding sugar transferase, producing the protein MLPKRLFDFIFSLLALLLISPVLMIAALIAGWDTHSNGFFIQERVGQFGKLFKIVKLRTMDIKTQSISTFGRFLRKSKIDELPQLYNVLIGEMSVVGPRPDVAGYYDILKGEARKILELKPGLTSEASLKYFDEDALLAQQEDPLLYNDTVLFPDKVRMNLEYYYNRSFLGDLKIIWKTLLR; encoded by the coding sequence TTGCTTCCAAAACGGCTTTTTGATTTCATTTTTTCACTATTGGCACTGCTGTTGATAAGTCCGGTTCTTATGATCGCCGCATTAATTGCAGGATGGGATACCCATTCCAACGGTTTTTTTATTCAGGAAAGAGTGGGACAGTTTGGGAAACTTTTTAAAATTGTCAAGTTGCGAACGATGGATATAAAAACCCAGTCTATATCTACCTTTGGAAGATTCCTGCGCAAATCAAAAATTGATGAGCTGCCACAACTCTATAATGTGCTTATTGGTGAAATGAGTGTTGTCGGTCCGCGGCCGGATGTTGCGGGGTATTACGATATTTTGAAGGGTGAAGCACGGAAAATTTTGGAACTGAAGCCAGGCTTGACTTCCGAAGCCAGTCTGAAATATTTTGATGAAGATGCACTGCTGGCACAGCAGGAAGATCCTTTGCTTTATAACGATACTGTTCTGTTTCCGGACAAAGTACGTATGAATTTAGAGTATTATTACAATCGCAGTTTTCTGGGGGATTTAAAGATAATCTGGAAAACGCTTTTACGGTAA